The window TACGCATGATAAACAAGTACCACGTGCTGATCAGGGAAGGCAGGACGATTGCCCATATCGAGTTCAACATCCCCAGCTTTTGCACAACGAGAAACGTTGGAATCATACCGCCGCTAAACAGCAGCGTAAAGGCGGCCATCATCAGAATGATTCTGCGGCCGGGCAGCCATTTCTTCGCCAGCGGATACGCCATAGCCGAAGTTACGAGCAAGGTTAGTATCACATGAACGATCGTATAACGGATCGTATTCCAGTAACTGATCCATAGATCCGGATTGCTCACCAACTGCTTATAGGCAATAAGCGTTACCCCCTTAGGAAAGATGAGCACATCCCCGCTCGATACGAGAGCGTTATCACTGATCGAAGCGCTGAATACATAAACCAGCGGGTATACCATAACGATCATCAAAAGAATCATGATCACATAGTTGAAGGTATCAAATACCCTTGAAGCCATCGATTGTCTGATTTTCAAAAGGGTTCCTCCTTTACCACAAGCTCGTTTCTGAATATTTTCTAGCGATCCGGTTAGCGGCGATGACGAGGATAAGGCCGATCACTGACTGAAATAACCCGACGGCTGTGGCGAAGCTGAAATCCGCATCCAAGATACCGCGCCTATACACGAATGTGTTGATGACATCCGATGTTTCATAGTTCATGGAATTGTAAAGCAGCAATATTTTTTGGAATCCGGTCTCCATAAAATGGCCAAGCGTAAGAACGAACAGGATGATCATGACGGGCACCATGCCAACGAAGGTAATATGTCGCATCTGTTGGTAGCGGTTCGCCCCATCCATTTTAGCGGCCTCATAAAGAGTTGGATCGATGCCGGCAATTGCAGCCAGATACAGAATCGTCCCCCAGCCGATTTTTTGCCAAACTTCGGAGCTGACGTAGATCGTCCGAAACCAATTCGGCAGCCCTAGGAATAGAATCGGCTCCATTCCGAACATTTTGACAAGAATGAAATTGATGATCCCGGTTTGCGGAGACAGAAACGTGACGAGAATGCCGGCGATGACTACAGTTGATAAGAAGTGCGGCATGTAGCTGATGCTTTGTACAATTCGTTTAAACGTTTTGTTCTTAAGCTCGTGAAACAGAATGGCCAAAATGATCGGTGCTGGAAAATGAAACAGCAAATCGTACACGTTGAGCATGACGGTATTGCGGATCAGCTTCCAGGAGTCCGGATTTACATAGAAGAATTCGATAAAATGCTTCAAGCCTACAAATTTACTGCCTAAAATGCCTTTACCGATCGAATAGTCTTGAAACGCGATGATGACGCCATACATGGGCACATATTTGAAAATGATGTAGTACAAAATTCCCGGCAGCATTAATAGATATAGCGCTCTATG is drawn from Paenibacillus sp. V4I7 and contains these coding sequences:
- a CDS encoding ABC transporter permease, which produces MVPQRNVMWYMLKKHRALYLLMLPGILYYIIFKYVPMYGVIIAFQDYSIGKGILGSKFVGLKHFIEFFYVNPDSWKLIRNTVMLNVYDLLFHFPAPIILAILFHELKNKTFKRIVQSISYMPHFLSTVVIAGILVTFLSPQTGIINFILVKMFGMEPILFLGLPNWFRTIYVSSEVWQKIGWGTILYLAAIAGIDPTLYEAAKMDGANRYQQMRHITFVGMVPVMIILFVLTLGHFMETGFQKILLLYNSMNYETSDVINTFVYRRGILDADFSFATAVGLFQSVIGLILVIAANRIARKYSETSLW
- a CDS encoding carbohydrate ABC transporter permease, which gives rise to MKIRQSMASRVFDTFNYVIMILLMIVMVYPLVYVFSASISDNALVSSGDVLIFPKGVTLIAYKQLVSNPDLWISYWNTIRYTIVHVILTLLVTSAMAYPLAKKWLPGRRIILMMAAFTLLFSGGMIPTFLVVQKLGMLNSIWAIVLPSLISTWYLFIMRTFFEALPEELEDAATIDGCSSLQVLLRIVLPLSMPVLATIGLFTAVNQWNAFFDALIYLNDRSMYPLQIMLRNILVAGTTIQAEGDLSLLQTMKYAIIMIATLPILCIYPFIQKYFVQGTMIGGIKG